The nucleotide window tgttattgttttgtttagagcAACACGTTTTTCTAAtagaaagattttattttttgtaaaaaatattaacaattttctattaaattcaaaataattaacaaaaaatcgcCTGCATACAACCACAATGAGTACTCAGCGTGGCAATGCATCACGCACACGGGcgcaaaaacataaaaatcgtCACGTATTCAAAAATGATCTGCACGACAAGACGCCCCAACAGAAGCGTCTTAATTCCTTGCACGTTTCTGAGGTGTGTCAACATTGTAAAGGAGTCATAGAATGGAAAATTAAGTACAAAAAGTACAAGGCACTAACCCAGGCCAAAACATGCACTAAATGTTCACAGAAAAAAATACGTAAGGCGTATCATGTTCTCTGCCGTGACTGTGCTTTGGAAGCACGCGTTTGTGCAAAATGCTTGAAAAGTGCCGAAGAAGTGGAGATAGAACCGGCACAGCCAACGCCGGCGGAGGAGCAGAAACTTAAGGCTGAAATGGAACGACTTATTAAATCATTTCCGGAAAGAAAGCGTCGGGTCTTTTTGCGTTACATGGACAAGGGTAAAAAGGACA belongs to Calliphora vicina chromosome 4, idCalVici1.1, whole genome shotgun sequence and includes:
- the LOC135957151 gene encoding uncharacterized protein C9orf85 homolog; amino-acid sequence: MSTQRGNASRTRAQKHKNRHVFKNDLHDKTPQQKRLNSLHVSEVCQHCKGVIEWKIKYKKYKALTQAKTCTKCSQKKIRKAYHVLCRDCALEARVCAKCLKSAEEVEIEPAQPTPAEEQKLKAEMERLIKSFPERKRRVFLRYMDKGKKDKDNADQLEENGKEGEDKPENDTEVDADNIKIKTRVPHTRDELLLKIEQLTLKNDEDDDYDEFDSDDDDDFDEDGDSDEEDFSDE